In one window of Bradyrhizobium sp. AZCC 1721 DNA:
- the nadC gene encoding carboxylating nicotinate-nucleotide diphosphorylase translates to MTLTPLLPVVYEPAVRTALLEDLGRAGDITADAIVPTDKRASLVLRARQPGVVAGLDIACCAFQLVNPAIQLEAERPDGSVVAPGDVIAAIEGPARGLLTGERTALNFLCHLSGVATATASLVSAAQGTKARIVCTRKTTPGLRALEKYAVRAGGGSNHRFGLDDAILIKDNHIALAGDIRIAIERAKAHAGHLVKIEVEVDTLAQLEQALAIGVDAVLLDNMAVEELRQAVAMTGGRAITEASGRITAETAKAIAATGVDLISAGWLTHSSAALDIGLDYLGLNRQAA, encoded by the coding sequence TTGACACTAACCCCGCTTCTGCCTGTCGTGTACGAGCCGGCGGTTCGAACCGCCCTGCTGGAAGACTTGGGCCGCGCCGGCGATATCACCGCAGACGCGATCGTTCCGACGGACAAGCGCGCCTCGCTGGTGCTGCGCGCGCGCCAGCCCGGCGTCGTGGCCGGGCTCGACATCGCGTGCTGTGCATTTCAGCTCGTCAATCCTGCCATCCAACTCGAAGCGGAGCGCCCTGACGGCAGCGTGGTGGCGCCGGGAGATGTGATCGCCGCTATCGAGGGGCCGGCACGCGGACTATTGACCGGCGAACGGACGGCGCTGAATTTTCTCTGCCACCTCAGCGGCGTCGCGACCGCAACGGCCTCGCTGGTATCGGCCGCGCAAGGCACCAAGGCGCGCATCGTCTGTACCCGCAAGACGACGCCCGGGCTGCGCGCGCTGGAAAAATATGCGGTCCGCGCCGGCGGTGGCAGCAATCACCGCTTTGGGCTCGACGACGCCATTCTGATCAAGGACAACCATATCGCACTGGCCGGCGATATCAGGATCGCGATCGAACGCGCAAAGGCGCATGCCGGCCACCTCGTCAAGATCGAGGTCGAGGTGGATACGCTAGCCCAGCTTGAACAGGCGCTCGCGATCGGCGTCGATGCCGTCCTGCTCGACAACATGGCGGTCGAGGAGCTGCGGCAGGCGGTGGCGATGACCGGCGGTCGGGCGATCACCGAAGCCTCCGGCCGCATCACGGCCGAGACGGCCAAAGCGATCGCGGCAACTGGCGTCGATCTGATTTCCGCCGGCTGGCTGACTCACAGCTCCGCCGCGCTCGATATCGGCCTCGACTATCTCGGACTCAATCGGCAGGCAGCGTAG
- a CDS encoding COX15/CtaA family protein, which translates to MTASSAQQAPHASAVRWWLIVVAALIAVMVLVGGATRLTESGLSIVEWKPVTGTLPPLNKAQWAQAFEGYKAIPQYRELNAGMSLAEFKTIFWWEWSHRLLGRVIGAVYLLPFLYFLWRGAFSAELKKRLWLIFGLGALQGAVGWWMVASGLSQRTEVSQYRLATHLVLALIIFASIIWTLRRMRARPQPAAAPRLKITAVALLALTFLQLYFGALVAGLRAGRVYNTWPEIDGAFIPSAARLFFEEPWWRNLFDNTLTVQFEHRMTAYALLALAVFHAVDSVRSRAGVAVVGGAWSLVTAIALQAGLGILTLLHQVPIDLALAHQATAIVVLTLAVLQTERLVARRTEHDRQKLAMPLGQPG; encoded by the coding sequence ATGACCGCTAGTTCCGCACAGCAGGCCCCGCATGCCAGCGCCGTCAGATGGTGGCTGATCGTGGTTGCCGCGCTGATTGCGGTCATGGTCTTGGTCGGCGGCGCTACGCGCCTGACGGAATCCGGATTGTCGATCGTGGAGTGGAAGCCGGTTACCGGCACGCTGCCGCCGCTCAACAAGGCGCAATGGGCGCAGGCGTTCGAGGGCTACAAGGCCATTCCACAATACCGCGAACTCAACGCCGGCATGAGCCTTGCCGAGTTCAAGACCATCTTCTGGTGGGAATGGAGCCATCGGCTGCTCGGACGCGTGATCGGCGCGGTCTACCTGCTGCCGTTCCTGTACTTTCTGTGGCGTGGCGCGTTCAGCGCCGAATTGAAGAAGCGGTTGTGGCTGATCTTCGGCCTCGGCGCGCTGCAGGGGGCGGTCGGCTGGTGGATGGTCGCCTCCGGCCTGTCCCAACGGACCGAGGTATCTCAATATCGGCTGGCGACGCATCTGGTGCTGGCGCTGATCATTTTTGCGTCGATCATCTGGACGCTGCGGCGGATGCGTGCGCGTCCGCAACCTGCGGCGGCGCCACGACTGAAGATAACCGCCGTGGCCTTGCTGGCATTGACCTTCCTGCAGCTCTATTTCGGCGCGCTGGTCGCGGGCCTGCGCGCAGGCCGGGTGTACAACACCTGGCCCGAGATCGATGGCGCCTTCATTCCATCAGCGGCGCGGCTGTTCTTCGAAGAGCCGTGGTGGCGCAATCTGTTCGACAACACGCTCACTGTGCAGTTCGAACACCGCATGACTGCCTACGCGCTGCTGGCGCTGGCGGTCTTTCATGCGGTCGATAGCGTGAGGTCACGGGCCGGTGTTGCCGTGGTCGGCGGCGCCTGGTCTTTGGTGACGGCGATCGCGCTGCAGGCCGGGCTCGGCATTCTGACGCTACTGCATCAGGTGCCGATCGATCTCGCGCTGGCGCATCAGGCCACAGCCATCGTGGTCCTGACGCTGGCGGTTCTGCAGACCGAGCGCCTGGTTGCGCGGCGTACCGAGCACGATAGGCAGAAGCTGGCGATGCCGCTCGGACAGCCCGGCTGA
- a CDS encoding DUF2842 domain-containing protein produces MTIRTRKFFGTLALLVLVVVWSLLGMTIAQTPWLASSGLLQAIFYVVAGLGWVLPAMPIVSWMSRPDRAA; encoded by the coding sequence ATGACGATACGCACCCGCAAATTCTTTGGAACCCTCGCTTTGCTGGTGCTGGTCGTGGTGTGGTCGCTGTTGGGCATGACCATCGCCCAGACGCCGTGGCTGGCCAGTTCAGGCCTGCTGCAGGCGATCTTCTATGTCGTGGCAGGGCTTGGATGGGTGCTGCCGGCGATGCCGATCGTGAGCTGGATGTCGCGGCCCGATCGCGCCGCTTAG
- a CDS encoding polysaccharide deacetylase family protein, with protein MASDFGILRRAGMELAYFSGYFRLKQRQRGGAGVILRFERVRPRDSRPFQPNRWREITPEFLDRTIRALKRWNFDLITMDEVCRRAVTLPRANRFACLTFDGGCKDVITQAYPVLSKQGAPFTIYLPTAFPDGLGEAWWLALEEMIAREDRISLVIDRKERRFATGSTSEKHDTFEFLANWMRTLAPPDLSFAIHDLCTRYSVDLAALSRAASMDWDDLAKLAADPLVTIGSATVNYSTLSNLKGADAQREMTMGKAVAETALRQPVRHFAYPFGDRQSWRPEHVVMAQEADFASAVSTIPAVVEARGFTNLHALPRIAWDGRQGSLRTMRVLLSGMMFPAVRPARDNWV; from the coding sequence TTGGCGTCGGATTTCGGAATTTTGCGGCGGGCCGGGATGGAGCTCGCCTATTTCAGCGGCTATTTCAGGCTGAAGCAGCGGCAGCGCGGTGGCGCCGGCGTCATTTTGCGGTTCGAGCGCGTGCGTCCGCGGGATTCCCGGCCGTTTCAGCCCAATCGGTGGCGTGAAATCACGCCAGAATTTCTCGACCGGACGATCCGTGCGCTGAAGCGCTGGAACTTCGACCTGATCACGATGGACGAGGTGTGCCGGCGGGCGGTCACGCTGCCAAGGGCCAACCGGTTTGCCTGCCTGACGTTCGACGGCGGCTGTAAGGATGTCATCACGCAGGCCTATCCGGTGTTGTCGAAGCAGGGCGCGCCCTTCACCATCTACCTGCCCACCGCGTTTCCGGATGGGCTCGGCGAAGCCTGGTGGCTCGCGCTGGAAGAGATGATCGCGCGAGAGGATCGGATCAGCCTGGTGATCGACCGCAAGGAACGGCGTTTCGCAACGGGCAGCACGTCCGAGAAGCACGACACGTTCGAATTTCTCGCGAACTGGATGCGGACGCTGGCGCCGCCGGATCTTTCGTTCGCGATCCACGACCTCTGCACGCGCTACTCCGTCGATCTCGCGGCGCTGTCGCGCGCCGCCTCGATGGATTGGGACGATCTGGCCAAGCTCGCCGCCGATCCGCTGGTGACGATCGGCAGCGCAACGGTGAACTATTCCACACTGTCCAACCTGAAAGGGGCGGACGCGCAGCGCGAAATGACGATGGGCAAGGCGGTTGCGGAGACGGCCTTGCGCCAGCCCGTCAGGCATTTCGCCTATCCGTTCGGCGACCGGCAATCCTGGCGCCCGGAGCATGTCGTGATGGCGCAGGAGGCAGATTTCGCCAGCGCGGTATCGACGATCCCAGCCGTCGTCGAGGCCAGGGGGTTCACCAACCTGCACGCACTGCCCCGAATCGCTTGGGACGGCCGGCAGGGTTCGCTGCGCACGATGCGGGTATTGCTGTCAGGGATGATGTTTCCCGCGGTCAGGCCGGCCCGGGACAATTGGGTCTAG
- a CDS encoding GNAT family N-acetyltransferase, with translation MTMAASIEGRTADADGWSKASRIAGIDIVQDLAAAEAVWRNLEGGQTFFTPYQRFDFLSSWQRQVGAREGLVPFIVIAHDAERRPLALLPLALRHAYGARCASFMGGKHSTFNMALFDRDFAASTTRADLEGLISAISQRSEADVLALHQQPVRWRDLPNPLALLPHQPSANDCPLLVMEPGAAPAALVSTSFRRRLKGKERKLQSLPGYRSHIASSEADITRLLDWFFRVKPLRMAEQKLPNVFADPGIEEFVRSACTAPLAGGRHAIDIHALECDEEVIAIFAGVADGHRFSMMFNTYTMSANSKYSPGLILMRDIIDHYAAQGYRALDLGIGSDDYKRLFCKSDEPIFDSFIPLSQRGKLAASVMSGLNRTKRLVKHNPALLEMAQKLRSAFG, from the coding sequence ATGACCATGGCTGCCTCGATTGAAGGCCGGACGGCGGATGCAGATGGGTGGTCGAAGGCGAGCCGTATCGCCGGCATCGACATCGTCCAGGACCTCGCCGCGGCCGAAGCCGTCTGGCGCAACCTGGAAGGTGGGCAAACCTTCTTCACGCCGTATCAGCGATTCGACTTCCTCAGCTCCTGGCAGCGGCAGGTCGGCGCGCGCGAAGGCCTCGTTCCCTTCATCGTGATTGCCCACGACGCGGAACGCCGTCCGCTGGCGCTGCTTCCGCTCGCACTCAGGCACGCTTATGGCGCGCGCTGCGCCAGTTTCATGGGCGGCAAGCATTCCACTTTCAACATGGCGCTGTTCGATCGCGATTTCGCCGCAAGCACAACGCGAGCCGATCTCGAAGGCCTGATATCGGCGATATCGCAGCGGTCCGAAGCCGACGTCCTCGCGCTGCACCAGCAACCGGTTCGGTGGCGCGATCTGCCCAATCCACTTGCCCTGCTGCCGCATCAGCCGTCCGCCAATGATTGCCCGCTATTGGTGATGGAGCCTGGCGCCGCGCCCGCGGCGCTTGTTAGCACCTCGTTCCGGCGTCGCCTCAAGGGCAAGGAACGCAAGCTCCAGTCCTTGCCCGGCTATCGCAGTCATATTGCGTCGTCAGAGGCCGACATCACCCGGCTGCTTGACTGGTTCTTCCGCGTCAAGCCGCTGCGGATGGCCGAGCAGAAGCTGCCGAATGTGTTCGCCGATCCCGGGATCGAGGAATTCGTCCGCAGCGCCTGCACCGCGCCGCTCGCCGGCGGCAGGCACGCCATCGACATCCACGCGCTGGAATGCGACGAGGAAGTGATCGCGATCTTTGCCGGCGTCGCCGACGGGCATCGGTTCTCGATGATGTTCAACACCTACACGATGTCGGCGAATTCAAAGTACAGCCCCGGCCTGATCCTGATGCGCGACATCATCGACCACTATGCCGCACAGGGTTACCGCGCGCTCGACCTCGGAATCGGATCGGACGACTACAAGCGGCTGTTCTGCAAGAGCGACGAGCCGATCTTCGACAGCTTCATCCCGCTCAGCCAGCGCGGCAAGCTTGCCGCCAGCGTCATGTCGGGCCTCAACCGCACCAAGCGGCTGGTGAAGCACAATCCGGCGCTGCTGGAGATGGCGCAAAAGTTGCGCAGCGCGTTTGGCTAG
- a CDS encoding GumC family protein produces the protein MRLAFWRAGKDKPVVQQAMAGPVASAPKPVAASDSGDLDLHALGQALMRRRSWIIVPTLLALVLSLAAVNMITPRYKSEARILVDGRENVFLRPNGERNEERSALDAEAVTSQVQLVQSRDLAREIIKKNKLAERPEFDPVLQGLSPLKSLLALVGIGRDPFSLTPEERVLEAYYERFTAYAVDKSRVIVIEFQSRDPELAARVANSIAEGYLVLQQDARQQQAKSASQWLSGEIEHLRKRVAEAESRVEDFRSKSSLFVGTNNTTLSNQQMGEINTQLNNARALKSDAESKARLIKEMLQSGKPIEASEVLNSELVRRLSEQRVTLRAQLAEQSSTLLGGHPRIKELKAQLADLDRQLREEAGKVSRSLENDARIAGGRVEGLTASLDQLKKQASSTNGQDVQLRALEREAKAQRDLLESYLAKYREANTRENIEAAPADGRIISRATVSNTPAYPKKLPIILIATLATLLLTSGAIATGELLRMTAPRTPGAAPPDVVREMAPEIVPEVVPEVVLASAPEPVRAAAIAPELPVANLAEADHVSEPTLNEPHADAPHMDAAAGDSEIEQLADDLVGAGPAARKVTVLGTASSESITQTALTLARLMAQQAKIVVVDLVASSPTMTAASVDPVAPGLAELMQGEASFAQIITKDRLSRVHLVSAGRPSFDRAQLQSPRLTLAIDALLRVYDHVLLDAGTASDLPAELLTSQARAVVVPEASMAQDARALMCDQLKAVGFFEVTMLSGPCQPSDAVEPGPRVVAA, from the coding sequence ATGCGTTTGGCGTTCTGGCGCGCAGGCAAGGACAAGCCGGTGGTGCAGCAGGCAATGGCAGGGCCTGTGGCTTCGGCGCCGAAGCCCGTCGCCGCATCTGATTCCGGCGATCTCGATCTGCATGCGCTTGGTCAGGCGTTGATGCGCAGGCGGAGCTGGATCATCGTTCCGACATTGCTCGCGCTGGTGCTGTCGCTGGCCGCGGTCAACATGATCACGCCGCGCTACAAGTCGGAAGCACGCATCCTGGTCGACGGGCGCGAGAACGTTTTCCTGCGGCCGAACGGCGAGCGCAACGAGGAGCGCAGTGCGCTCGACGCCGAGGCCGTCACCAGCCAGGTGCAGTTGGTGCAATCGCGCGATCTGGCCCGCGAGATCATCAAAAAGAACAAGCTTGCCGAGCGTCCGGAATTCGATCCGGTGCTGCAGGGGTTGTCGCCGCTGAAGTCGCTGCTGGCGCTGGTCGGCATCGGGCGCGATCCGTTTTCGTTGACGCCGGAAGAGCGCGTGCTGGAAGCCTATTATGAGCGCTTCACGGCCTATGCGGTCGACAAGTCGCGGGTCATTGTCATTGAATTCCAGTCGCGCGATCCCGAACTCGCCGCGCGTGTCGCCAACTCGATCGCGGAAGGTTACCTGGTGCTGCAGCAGGACGCGCGGCAGCAGCAAGCGAAGTCCGCCAGCCAGTGGCTCTCGGGCGAAATAGAACACTTGCGCAAGCGCGTGGCCGAGGCCGAATCGCGGGTCGAGGATTTTCGCTCCAAGTCGAGCCTGTTCGTGGGCACCAACAACACCACGCTGTCCAACCAGCAGATGGGCGAGATCAACACGCAGTTGAACAACGCCCGCGCGCTGAAGTCGGACGCCGAATCCAAGGCGCGGCTGATCAAGGAGATGCTTCAGAGCGGCAAGCCGATCGAGGCTTCCGAGGTGCTCAATTCCGAACTGGTGCGCCGGCTGTCCGAGCAGCGCGTGACGCTGCGTGCGCAGCTCGCCGAGCAATCCTCGACGCTGCTCGGCGGTCATCCCCGCATCAAGGAATTGAAGGCCCAGCTTGCCGATCTCGATCGGCAGTTGCGCGAGGAGGCGGGCAAGGTGTCTCGCTCGCTGGAGAACGACGCCCGCATCGCCGGCGGCCGGGTTGAAGGCCTGACGGCGAGCCTCGATCAGTTGAAAAAACAGGCTTCTTCGACCAACGGCCAGGACGTGCAGCTCCGCGCGCTCGAGCGCGAGGCCAAGGCCCAGCGGGACCTCTTGGAATCCTATCTCGCCAAGTACCGCGAGGCCAACACCCGCGAGAATATCGAGGCGGCGCCGGCCGACGGTCGCATCATCTCCCGTGCCACCGTTTCCAACACCCCGGCCTATCCGAAGAAGCTGCCGATCATCTTGATCGCGACACTGGCGACCCTGCTGCTCACTTCGGGCGCGATCGCGACCGGTGAATTGCTACGCATGACCGCGCCGCGGACGCCCGGTGCTGCTCCGCCGGACGTTGTGCGTGAAATGGCACCCGAAATCGTACCCGAAGTCGTGCCCGAAGTCGTCTTGGCTTCTGCGCCGGAACCGGTACGTGCGGCGGCGATCGCGCCCGAGCTTCCTGTGGCGAACCTCGCTGAAGCGGATCACGTTTCAGAGCCAACGTTGAATGAGCCGCATGCCGACGCCCCTCACATGGATGCTGCGGCAGGGGACAGCGAGATCGAGCAACTGGCTGATGATCTGGTTGGCGCAGGCCCCGCGGCGCGCAAGGTCACCGTGCTCGGCACGGCATCGAGCGAGAGCATCACACAGACCGCACTGACGCTGGCGCGGCTGATGGCGCAGCAGGCAAAGATCGTGGTCGTCGATCTCGTGGCGTCCTCGCCGACGATGACGGCGGCGTCGGTCGATCCGGTGGCGCCGGGGCTTGCCGAACTGATGCAGGGCGAGGCCTCGTTTGCGCAGATCATCACCAAGGACCGGCTGTCGCGCGTTCATCTCGTGAGCGCGGGACGCCCCAGCTTCGACCGTGCGCAGCTTCAGTCACCGCGGCTGACGCTTGCGATCGACGCGTTGCTGCGGGTCTACGATCATGTGCTGCTGGATGCCGGCACCGCGTCCGATCTGCCGGCCGAACTCCTGACGTCGCAGGCGCGCGCGGTCGTGGTGCCCGAAGCGTCGATGGCGCAGGACGCGCGCGCGCTGATGTGCGATCAGCTCAAGGCGGTCGGCTTCTTTGAGGTGACGATGCTGAGCGGACCGTGTCAGCCTTCCGATGCCGTCGAGCCGGGTCCACGTGTGGTCGCGGCGTGA
- a CDS encoding glycosyltransferase family 4 protein — MPVVDGRPLRILHATRAPVGGIFRHILDLANGQVDRGHHVGIIADSLTGGERAEQALAEIAPRLKLGVHRTAIRREPLPSDFLVWARFQRMMRQLKPDVLHGHGAKAGTFMRLKTASRDRIRVYTPHGGSLHYPLSTLKGNIYARVERALMNDTDLFLFESAFARNTYQRTIGTPKGLVRCVFNGVTASEFDPVVKAEDATDLIYVGEFRHIKGADLLIDAVARLRVNGRPVTLTLAGDGEESEGLKAQVARLGLGEAVRFIGHVKARYGFSKGSLLVVPSRGDSMPYVVIEAAAAGIPMVAANVGGIPEIFGSHGDALFAPSNATAMADAIEAALKDPAATMERAKSLRERIFEHFSQKAMVEGVVAGYREAFANR, encoded by the coding sequence ATGCCTGTCGTTGACGGTCGGCCGCTTCGTATCCTGCACGCGACGCGCGCGCCGGTCGGCGGCATCTTCCGCCATATCCTCGATCTCGCCAACGGCCAGGTCGACCGCGGCCATCACGTCGGCATCATCGCCGATAGCCTCACCGGCGGCGAACGCGCCGAGCAGGCGCTGGCGGAAATCGCCCCGCGCCTCAAGCTCGGCGTTCACCGCACCGCCATTCGCCGCGAGCCGCTGCCGTCCGACTTTCTGGTGTGGGCCCGGTTCCAGCGCATGATGCGCCAATTGAAGCCAGACGTGCTGCACGGTCACGGCGCCAAGGCCGGCACCTTCATGCGCCTAAAGACCGCTTCCCGCGACAGGATCAGGGTCTACACTCCGCACGGCGGCTCGCTGCACTATCCGCTGTCGACGCTGAAGGGCAACATCTATGCCCGTGTCGAACGCGCCCTGATGAACGATACCGACCTGTTCCTGTTTGAAAGCGCGTTTGCTCGCAACACCTACCAGCGCACCATCGGCACGCCGAAGGGACTGGTGCGATGCGTGTTCAATGGCGTCACCGCCAGTGAATTCGATCCCGTCGTCAAGGCGGAGGACGCCACCGACCTGATCTATGTCGGCGAGTTCCGGCACATCAAGGGCGCCGACCTTCTGATCGATGCGGTAGCGCGGCTGCGCGTCAACGGCCGTCCGGTGACGCTCACGCTCGCAGGCGACGGAGAGGAAAGCGAAGGCCTCAAAGCCCAGGTCGCGCGGCTAGGCCTCGGCGAGGCCGTGCGCTTTATCGGCCACGTCAAGGCGCGTTACGGCTTCTCCAAGGGCTCGCTGCTGGTGGTTCCCTCCCGCGGAGACTCGATGCCCTACGTCGTGATCGAGGCGGCGGCCGCCGGCATTCCGATGGTCGCCGCCAATGTCGGCGGCATCCCCGAAATTTTCGGCTCCCATGGCGATGCCTTGTTCGCGCCGAGCAACGCCACCGCCATGGCCGATGCCATCGAAGCCGCGCTGAAGGATCCGGCCGCGACGATGGAGCGGGCCAAATCGCTGCGCGAACGAATCTTCGAGCATTTTTCGCAGAAGGCGATGGTCGAGGGCGTTGTTGCCGGCTACCGCGAGGCGTTTGCCAATCGTTAA
- a CDS encoding undecaprenyl-phosphate glucose phosphotransferase has protein sequence MLDAAANASADHPQIERRRRLSPAALAVTNQKVGRAYSPIVIAGVVRVIDFAMLSAIGTALYFGYVVPLGGLSWEFLAAIFGMAATAVICFQAADIYQVQLFRGLLRQMTRMISSWAFVFLLFIGASFIVKLGSEISRLWLAAFFVSGLAALVTERVFLRSLVRRWARQGRLDRRTIIVGADQNGEELVQALKTQDDSDIHVLGVFDDRNDDRAMDTCAGSPKLGKVDDIVEFARRTRIDLVLFALPISAETRILDMLKKLWVLPVDIRLSAHTNKLRFRPRSYSYLGKVPTLDVFEAPITDWDLVMKWLFDHVVGFVILVLGLPVMGLVALAVKLDSPGPILFRQKRFGFNNERIDVFKFRSMYHHQADPTAAKVVTKNDPRVTRVGRFIRKTSLDELPQLFNVVFKSNLSLVGPRPHAVQGKLQSRLFDEAVDGYFARHRVKPGITGWAQINGWRGEVDTDEKIQKRVEFDLYYIENWSVLLDLYILLKTPIALMTKSENAY, from the coding sequence ATGCTCGATGCCGCGGCGAACGCCAGCGCCGATCATCCGCAGATCGAACGGCGCCGCAGGCTGTCTCCGGCGGCGCTCGCCGTCACCAATCAGAAAGTTGGCCGCGCCTATTCGCCAATCGTGATCGCAGGCGTGGTTCGCGTGATCGATTTCGCGATGTTGAGCGCGATCGGCACCGCGCTCTATTTTGGTTACGTCGTGCCTCTCGGAGGCCTTTCCTGGGAATTTCTCGCGGCGATTTTCGGCATGGCGGCAACGGCCGTGATCTGCTTCCAGGCGGCCGATATCTACCAGGTGCAGTTATTCCGTGGCCTTCTTCGCCAGATGACGCGGATGATTTCATCCTGGGCATTCGTGTTCCTGCTGTTCATCGGCGCATCCTTCATCGTGAAGCTCGGCAGCGAGATTTCGCGGCTGTGGCTTGCGGCGTTTTTCGTGAGCGGCCTCGCGGCGCTGGTCACGGAGCGTGTGTTCCTACGCTCGCTGGTGCGCCGCTGGGCCCGCCAGGGCCGGCTCGATCGCCGCACCATCATCGTGGGCGCGGACCAGAATGGCGAAGAACTCGTCCAAGCGCTCAAGACGCAGGACGATTCCGACATCCATGTGCTCGGCGTGTTCGACGACCGCAACGACGACCGCGCGATGGACACCTGCGCCGGCAGTCCCAAGCTCGGCAAGGTCGACGACATCGTCGAGTTTGCGCGCCGCACCCGCATCGACCTCGTGCTGTTCGCACTGCCGATTTCGGCCGAGACGCGCATTCTCGATATGTTGAAGAAGCTGTGGGTGCTTCCAGTCGATATCCGCCTTTCGGCCCATACCAACAAGCTGCGCTTCCGTCCCCGCTCCTATTCCTATCTCGGCAAGGTGCCTACCCTCGACGTGTTCGAGGCGCCGATCACCGACTGGGATCTGGTGATGAAGTGGCTGTTCGACCACGTCGTCGGCTTCGTGATCCTCGTGCTGGGGCTGCCGGTGATGGGGTTGGTCGCGCTTGCGGTGAAGCTCGATAGCCCGGGGCCGATACTGTTCCGCCAGAAGCGTTTCGGCTTCAACAATGAGCGCATCGATGTCTTCAAGTTCCGTTCGATGTACCACCATCAGGCCGATCCGACCGCCGCCAAGGTCGTGACCAAGAATGACCCGCGCGTCACCCGCGTCGGGCGCTTCATCCGCAAGACCAGCCTCGACGAACTGCCGCAGCTCTTTAACGTCGTGTTCAAGAGCAATTTGTCGCTGGTAGGGCCCCGCCCGCACGCCGTGCAAGGCAAGTTGCAAAGCCGCCTGTTCGACGAAGCCGTCGACGGCTATTTCGCGCGCCACCGCGTCAAGCCCGGCATCACCGGCTGGGCGCAGATCAACGGCTGGCGCGGCGAAGTCGACACCGACGAGAAGATCCAGAAGCGCGTCGAGTTCGACCTGTATTACATCGAGAACTGGTCGGTGCTGCTCGATCTCTACATCCTGCTCAAGACGCCGATCGCACTGATGACCAAGAGCGAGAACGCGTATTGA
- a CDS encoding O-antigen ligase family protein, with protein sequence MSYAATAGGSLPSITAAPGVLALQRALVWLVGASIAIVFIEPSPYELATLAASVIFFATGARMRLVFMPLLLLLFLLNLGYSISAVAVMDRPNVPSWIATSWYMAITVLFFAMVISEDTAARLDMLRRGLIVGAMIAALAGIAGYFNLVPGGRDLLTLYDRARGTFKDPNVFGAFLVLPALLVLQSVVTDKFGKAFRSAIVFGIISLAILLAFSRAAWGMLVITSGFVLALMVLTSRSQSQRSRIIVMALVTVVLAAALVAVLLSFDSIAQLFKERASLDQSYDEGRFGRFGRHILGAEMALGLPFGIGPLQFTRYFPEDTHNSYLNAFMSGGWLSGVCYPALVFVTVLTGFRYVFVRVPWQPAYLAIFAAFLGTVGESFIIDTDHWRHFWMMLGTMWGMFVAAERWKAGADPRS encoded by the coding sequence ATGTCGTATGCGGCGACAGCCGGGGGATCGCTCCCATCGATAACGGCCGCGCCCGGCGTGCTCGCGCTGCAGCGCGCGCTGGTTTGGCTGGTGGGTGCATCCATCGCCATCGTCTTCATCGAGCCGAGCCCCTATGAGCTGGCGACGCTTGCCGCCTCGGTGATCTTCTTCGCAACGGGCGCGCGGATGCGGCTGGTGTTCATGCCGCTGCTGTTGCTCTTGTTCCTGCTCAACCTCGGCTACAGCATCAGTGCGGTCGCCGTCATGGATCGGCCCAATGTGCCGAGCTGGATTGCGACCTCCTGGTATATGGCGATCACGGTCCTCTTCTTCGCGATGGTGATTTCCGAGGATACTGCGGCGCGGCTCGACATGCTCCGGCGCGGCCTCATCGTCGGCGCGATGATTGCGGCGCTCGCCGGCATCGCGGGTTACTTCAATCTCGTCCCCGGCGGGCGCGACCTGCTGACGCTGTATGACCGCGCCCGCGGCACCTTCAAGGACCCGAACGTGTTTGGCGCGTTCCTGGTCCTGCCGGCGCTGCTCGTGCTGCAAAGCGTGGTCACGGACAAATTCGGCAAGGCGTTCCGCAGCGCGATCGTGTTTGGCATCATATCGTTGGCCATTCTCCTGGCGTTCTCACGCGCTGCGTGGGGCATGCTTGTCATCACCTCGGGCTTCGTGCTGGCATTGATGGTGCTGACCAGCCGCTCGCAGTCGCAGCGCTCGCGCATCATCGTGATGGCGCTCGTTACCGTAGTGCTGGCGGCCGCCCTGGTTGCGGTGCTGCTGTCGTTCGATTCGATTGCGCAGCTATTCAAGGAGCGCGCCAGCCTGGACCAGAGCTACGACGAAGGCCGCTTCGGCCGGTTCGGCCGGCACATCCTCGGCGCAGAAATGGCGCTGGGTCTGCCATTCGGCATCGGACCGCTACAGTTCACCCGCTACTTCCCGGAAGACACCCACAATTCGTACCTGAACGCGTTCATGTCGGGCGGTTGGCTCTCCGGCGTCTGCTATCCGGCGCTGGTCTTCGTCACGGTTCTGACGGGCTTCCGGTATGTCTTCGTCCGCGTGCCCTGGCAGCCGGCCTATCTGGCAATCTTCGCAGCCTTCCTCGGCACGGTCGGCGAGAGCTTCATCATCGATACCGACCATTGGCGGCACTTCTGGATGATGCTGGGAACGATGTGGGGCATGTTCGTCGCCGCCGAACGCTGGAAGGCGGGTGCCGATCCGCGCTCATAG